The Brachyhypopomus gauderio isolate BG-103 chromosome 1, BGAUD_0.2, whole genome shotgun sequence genome includes a window with the following:
- the tp53bp2a gene encoding apoptosis-stimulating of p53 protein 2a isoform X1 produces MRYENKMMPMFLTVYLSNNDQHFTEVPITPETICRDVVDLCKEPGEVDCHLAEVWRGSERAMGEGERMLELLQRWGARRGEVRFFLRHDRAPGGREAGNTRGVDQKRNGVKGPADRRMENGVAAPRMDMTLAELQEMAARQQQQIEAQQQLLASKEQRLRHLKQQDQRQQQQAAEQEKLQRLRDNVQKQEARLKKVRALKGQVEQKRISNGKLVEEIEQMNNLFQQKQRELVVAVSKVEELSRQLEMLKNGKMDALHDNQSSVAELDRLYRELQLRNTMNQEQNVKLQQQRENLNKRNQEVAAMDKRVGELRDRLWKKKAALQQKENLPPQISSFLDPAQIKNDFPVKEKPSKDAPVKVPPDGQAPPSVVPSRVAAVGPYIQSSTMPRGSVRQELPVKPTYPDGTSTLPAQERGVALAQGKLAAAGEERSGSSLERVEHSVDVALSFDEAMFLLKPLKELRDKRKGLQPTKWGGPGSEPISTHAASTLPRVASQGAAEQDDAEVLIRAQLQDRRARPVSMFEAAEPPAATLRKNQSSDDLVRDAQNGVKTMVKVPPPVPSKPRQVNLPSGVQMENSKLSLKSKPSNQQQGPHGRAALTPSQSSTLPLPSKQEAPPAATVRPFTPELPGAKDPGGQALPKPQTLAASSIYSMYTKQPGKGLQPGVQGALSRSQNRNNFVSMYSKPLIPPGPQPQHVENPYLERPGGADAETASVGNGGPAPENQEPERVPRPLSPTKLLPFISNPYRNQSDVDLEALRKKLYNAPRPLKKRSSITEPEGPAGPNIQKLLYQKTTLAAMETTVTSPGPAEEEVATLPDPVVPEGPVPEEEPERPRSDPPAPVTVLRIDGEDFVPPPPPPHPAPRPEDALLPPPPPPVMEDQVLGLPLPSDGYAEEFPPYPPPPYPSGAEQEALGEDTFSMKPPEITGQVPLPPGKRTNLRKAGSDRIDHNMRVKFNPLALLLDSSLEGEFDLVQRIIYEVEDPSQANDEGITALHNAVCAGHTEIVKFLVQFGVNVNAADSDGWTPLHCAASCNNVQVCKFLVESGAAVFATTYSDMQTAADKCEEMEEGYTQCSQFLYGVQEKMGIMNRGVVYALWDYGSEEGDELQFGEGDCMTVLRREDEDEVEWWWARMGDREGYVPRNLLGLYPRIKPRQRSLA; encoded by the exons ATGTTTCTGACCGTGTACCTCAGTAACAATGACCAGCATTTTACGGAGGTGCCCATCACCCCAGAGACGATCTGCCGTGACGTGGTGGACCTGTGTAAGGAGCCCGGAGAAGTGGACTGCCACCTGGCTGAGGTCTGGAGAGGCTCTG aGCGGGcgatgggagagggagagaggatgcTGGAGTTGCTGCAGCGTTGGGGGGCACGCAGGGGCGAGGTGCGCTTCTTCCTGCGACACGACCGCGCGCCCGGGGGCCGAGAGGCAG GGAATACCAGGGGCGTAGATCAGAAGAGGAACGGTGTTAAGGGACCGGCTGATAGGAGGATGGAGAACGGG GTGGCCGCCCCACGGATGGACATGACTCTGGCTGAGCTGCAGGAGATGGCCGCCCGGCAACAGCAGCAGATCGAGGCCCAGCAACAGCTCCTGGCCTCCAAG GAGCAACGTCTGCGCCACCTGAAGCAGCAGGACCAGAGGCAGCAACAGCAGGCGGCCGAGCAGGAGAAGCTGCAGCGTCTCCGCGATAACGTGCAGAAGCAGGAGGCCCGGCTGAAGAAGGTGCGCGCCCTGAAGGGCCAGGTGGAGCAGAAGCGCATCAGCAACGGCAAACTGG tggagGAGATCGAGCAGATGAACAACCTGTTCCAGCAGAAGCAGCGTGAGCTGGTGGTGGCCGTGTCTAAAGTGGAGGAGCTCAGCAGGCAGCTGGAGATGCTGAAGAACGGCAAAATGGATGCTCTCCACGACAACCAGAGCTCTGTTGCTGAACTGGATCGCCTCTACAGAGAACTTCAG CTGAGGAACACCATGAACCAGGAGCAGAACGTCAAGCTGCAACAGCAGCGCGAGAACCTGAACAAGCGCAACCAGGAGGTGGCCGCCATGGACAAGCGTGTGGGCGAGCTCCGTGACCGCCTCTGGAAGAAGAAGGCGGCCCTGCAGCAAAAGGAGAACCTACCG CCACAGATCTCGAGCTTCTTAGACCCTGCACAGATTAAA AATGACTTTCCGGTTAAGGAGAAGCCTTCCAAAGACGCCCCCGTCAAG GTGCCTCCCGACGGCCAGGCGCCTCCGTCGGTGGTTCCGTCCCGGGTTGCGGCGGTGGGGCCGTACATCCAGTCGTCCACCATGCCCCGTGGCTCGGTGAGGCAGGAGCTGCCGGTCAAGCCCACCTACCCCGACGGCACGTCCACGCTGCCTGCTCAAGAAAGGGGCGTGGCCCTCGCCCAGGGGAAACTTGCCGCAG CAGGAGAGGAGCGTTCGGGATCGTCATTAGAAAGGGTGGAGCACAGTGTTGATGTAGCGCTCAGCTTTGACG AAGCAATGTTCTTGCTTAAGCCACTGAAAGAGCTTCGGGACAAAAGAAAAG GGCTGCAGCCAACGAAGTGGGGTGGCCCCGGTTCAGAGCCCATCTCCACCCATgctgcctccaccctcccccgCGTGGCGAGCCAAGGCGCGGCCGAGCAAG ATGACGCGGAGGTGCTGATACGGGCTCAGCTTCAGGACCGTAGGGCACGCCCGGTCTCCATGTTCGAGGCCGCCGAACCACCGGCTGCAACCTTGCGCAAGAATCAAAGCAGCGACGACCTCGTCAGGGACGCCCAG AATGGCGTTAAAACCATGGTCAAGGTTCCGCCTCCGGTGCCGAGCAAACCCAGGCAGGTCAATCTGCCCTCCGGTGTTCAGATGGAGAACAGCAAGCTGTCCCTCAAGAGCAAGCCGTCCAATCAGCAGCAAGGCCCCCATGGCCGTGCTGCCCTTACCCCCTCGCAGAGCAGCACCTTGCCCCTGCCCTCCAAGCAGGAGGCCCCGCCGGCTGCCACCGTGCGGCCCTTCACCCCAGAGCTCCCGGGGGCAAAGGATCCGGGCGGGCAGGCCTTGCCCAAACCTCAGACGCTGGCGGCCAGCTCCATCTACTCCATGTATACGAAGCAGCCGGGCAAGGGCCTCCAACCGGGGGTGCAGGGGGCCCTGAGCCGCTCCCAGAACCGCAACAACTTCGTCAGCA tgtacTCGAAGCCGTTGATTCCACCTGGCCCACAGCCGCAGCACGTAGAGAACCCGTACCTGGAACGTCCCGGCGGTGCCGATGCGGAGACCGCCTCCGTTGGGAACGGTGGCCCCGCCCCCGAGAACCAGGAGCCCGAGCGCGTGCCCAGGCCCCTGAGCCCCACCAAGCTGCTGCCTTTCATCTCCAACCCGTACCGCAACCAGAGCGACGTGGACCTGGAGGCGCTCCGGAAGAAGCTGTACAACGCTCCGCGGCCTCTTAAGAAGCGCAGCTCCATCACGGAGCCCGAAGGGCCCGCCGGCCCCAACATCCAGAAGCTCCTCTACCAGAAGACCACGCTGGCTGCCATGGAGACCACCGTGACCTCCCCCGGCCCTGCAGAGGAGGAGGTCGCCACTCTTCCCGACCCCGTCGTCCCCGAAGGACCCGTGCCGGAGGAGGAGCCGGAGCGGCCGCGGTCTGACCCGCCAGCACCTGTGACAGTGCTGAGGATTGACGGCGAGGACTTTGTCCCGCCACCGCCGCCCCCACACCCGGCCCCACGGCCCGAGGACGCCCTCCTGCCCCCGCCGCCTCCCCCCGTGATGGAGGACCAGGTGCTCGGGCTGCCGCTGCCCTCAGATGGCTACGCGGAGGAGTTCCCCCCGTACCCTCCTCCTCCGTATCCCAGCGGAGCTGAGCAGGAGGCTCTGGGAGAAGACACCTTCAGCATGAAACCTCCCGAAATCACGGGTCAGGTTCCACTACCCCCT GGCAAACGGACGAACCTGCGGAAGGCTGGGTCTGACCGCATCGATCACAACATGCGGGTGAAATTCAACCCCTTAGCCCTGCTGTTGGACTCCTCCCTGGAAGGAGAGTTTGACCTTGTGCAAAGGATCATCTATGAG GTTGAGGACCCGAGTCAGGCAAACGACGAAGGCATCACGGCGCTGCACAACGCCGTGTGCGCCGGCCACACCGAGATCGTCAAGTTCCTTGTGCAGTTCGGAGTCAACGTCAACGCTGCCGACAGCGACGGCTG gaccCCCCTGCACTGCGCTGCCTCATGCAACAACGTGCAGGTGTGCAAGTTCCTGGTGGAGTCCGGCGCCGCTGTCTTTGCTACCACCTACAGCGACATGCAGACGGCTGCGGACAAGTgcgaggagatggaggagggctACACCCAGTGCTCCCAGTTCCTCTACG GAGTCCAGGAGAAGATGGGCATCATGAACCGAGGCGTGGTGTACGCTCTGTGGGACTACGGCAGCGAGGAAGGCGACGAGCTCCAGTTCGGCGAGGGCGACTGCATGACCGTGCTGCGCAGGGAGGACGAGGACGAGGTCGAATGGTGGTGGGCGCGCATGGGAGACCGAGAGGGCTACGTCCCTAGGAACCTGCTCGGG CTGTATCCAAGAATAAAACCCAGGCAACGGAGCCTGGCTTAA
- the tp53bp2a gene encoding apoptosis-stimulating of p53 protein 2a isoform X4: protein MRYENKMMPMFLTVYLSNNDQHFTEVPITPETICRDVVDLCKEPGEVDCHLAEVWRGSERAMGEGERMLELLQRWGARRGEVRFFLRHDRAPGGREAGNTRGVDQKRNGVKGPADRRMENGVAAPRMDMTLAELQEMAARQQQQIEAQQQLLASKEQRLRHLKQQDQRQQQQAAEQEKLQRLRDNVQKQEARLKKVRALKGQVEQKRISNGKLVEEIEQMNNLFQQKQRELVVAVSKVEELSRQLEMLKNGKMDALHDNQSSVAELDRLYRELQLRNTMNQEQNVKLQQQRENLNKRNQEVAAMDKRVGELRDRLWKKKAALQQKENLPNDFPVKEKPSKDAPVKVPPDGQAPPSVVPSRVAAVGPYIQSSTMPRGSVRQELPVKPTYPDGTSTLPAQERGVALAQGKLAAAGEERSGSSLERVEHSVDVALSFDEAMFLLKPLKELRDKRKGLQPTKWGGPGSEPISTHAASTLPRVASQGAAEQDDAEVLIRAQLQDRRARPVSMFEAAEPPAATLRKNQSSDDLVRDAQNGVKTMVKVPPPVPSKPRQVNLPSGVQMENSKLSLKSKPSNQQQGPHGRAALTPSQSSTLPLPSKQEAPPAATVRPFTPELPGAKDPGGQALPKPQTLAASSIYSMYTKQPGKGLQPGVQGALSRSQNRNNFVSMYSKPLIPPGPQPQHVENPYLERPGGADAETASVGNGGPAPENQEPERVPRPLSPTKLLPFISNPYRNQSDVDLEALRKKLYNAPRPLKKRSSITEPEGPAGPNIQKLLYQKTTLAAMETTVTSPGPAEEEVATLPDPVVPEGPVPEEEPERPRSDPPAPVTVLRIDGEDFVPPPPPPHPAPRPEDALLPPPPPPVMEDQVLGLPLPSDGYAEEFPPYPPPPYPSGAEQEALGEDTFSMKPPEITGQVPLPPGKRTNLRKAGSDRIDHNMRVKFNPLALLLDSSLEGEFDLVQRIIYEVEDPSQANDEGITALHNAVCAGHTEIVKFLVQFGVNVNAADSDGWTPLHCAASCNNVQVCKFLVESGAAVFATTYSDMQTAADKCEEMEEGYTQCSQFLYGVQEKMGIMNRGVVYALWDYGSEEGDELQFGEGDCMTVLRREDEDEVEWWWARMGDREGYVPRNLLGLYPRIKPRQRSLA, encoded by the exons ATGTTTCTGACCGTGTACCTCAGTAACAATGACCAGCATTTTACGGAGGTGCCCATCACCCCAGAGACGATCTGCCGTGACGTGGTGGACCTGTGTAAGGAGCCCGGAGAAGTGGACTGCCACCTGGCTGAGGTCTGGAGAGGCTCTG aGCGGGcgatgggagagggagagaggatgcTGGAGTTGCTGCAGCGTTGGGGGGCACGCAGGGGCGAGGTGCGCTTCTTCCTGCGACACGACCGCGCGCCCGGGGGCCGAGAGGCAG GGAATACCAGGGGCGTAGATCAGAAGAGGAACGGTGTTAAGGGACCGGCTGATAGGAGGATGGAGAACGGG GTGGCCGCCCCACGGATGGACATGACTCTGGCTGAGCTGCAGGAGATGGCCGCCCGGCAACAGCAGCAGATCGAGGCCCAGCAACAGCTCCTGGCCTCCAAG GAGCAACGTCTGCGCCACCTGAAGCAGCAGGACCAGAGGCAGCAACAGCAGGCGGCCGAGCAGGAGAAGCTGCAGCGTCTCCGCGATAACGTGCAGAAGCAGGAGGCCCGGCTGAAGAAGGTGCGCGCCCTGAAGGGCCAGGTGGAGCAGAAGCGCATCAGCAACGGCAAACTGG tggagGAGATCGAGCAGATGAACAACCTGTTCCAGCAGAAGCAGCGTGAGCTGGTGGTGGCCGTGTCTAAAGTGGAGGAGCTCAGCAGGCAGCTGGAGATGCTGAAGAACGGCAAAATGGATGCTCTCCACGACAACCAGAGCTCTGTTGCTGAACTGGATCGCCTCTACAGAGAACTTCAG CTGAGGAACACCATGAACCAGGAGCAGAACGTCAAGCTGCAACAGCAGCGCGAGAACCTGAACAAGCGCAACCAGGAGGTGGCCGCCATGGACAAGCGTGTGGGCGAGCTCCGTGACCGCCTCTGGAAGAAGAAGGCGGCCCTGCAGCAAAAGGAGAACCTACCG AATGACTTTCCGGTTAAGGAGAAGCCTTCCAAAGACGCCCCCGTCAAG GTGCCTCCCGACGGCCAGGCGCCTCCGTCGGTGGTTCCGTCCCGGGTTGCGGCGGTGGGGCCGTACATCCAGTCGTCCACCATGCCCCGTGGCTCGGTGAGGCAGGAGCTGCCGGTCAAGCCCACCTACCCCGACGGCACGTCCACGCTGCCTGCTCAAGAAAGGGGCGTGGCCCTCGCCCAGGGGAAACTTGCCGCAG CAGGAGAGGAGCGTTCGGGATCGTCATTAGAAAGGGTGGAGCACAGTGTTGATGTAGCGCTCAGCTTTGACG AAGCAATGTTCTTGCTTAAGCCACTGAAAGAGCTTCGGGACAAAAGAAAAG GGCTGCAGCCAACGAAGTGGGGTGGCCCCGGTTCAGAGCCCATCTCCACCCATgctgcctccaccctcccccgCGTGGCGAGCCAAGGCGCGGCCGAGCAAG ATGACGCGGAGGTGCTGATACGGGCTCAGCTTCAGGACCGTAGGGCACGCCCGGTCTCCATGTTCGAGGCCGCCGAACCACCGGCTGCAACCTTGCGCAAGAATCAAAGCAGCGACGACCTCGTCAGGGACGCCCAG AATGGCGTTAAAACCATGGTCAAGGTTCCGCCTCCGGTGCCGAGCAAACCCAGGCAGGTCAATCTGCCCTCCGGTGTTCAGATGGAGAACAGCAAGCTGTCCCTCAAGAGCAAGCCGTCCAATCAGCAGCAAGGCCCCCATGGCCGTGCTGCCCTTACCCCCTCGCAGAGCAGCACCTTGCCCCTGCCCTCCAAGCAGGAGGCCCCGCCGGCTGCCACCGTGCGGCCCTTCACCCCAGAGCTCCCGGGGGCAAAGGATCCGGGCGGGCAGGCCTTGCCCAAACCTCAGACGCTGGCGGCCAGCTCCATCTACTCCATGTATACGAAGCAGCCGGGCAAGGGCCTCCAACCGGGGGTGCAGGGGGCCCTGAGCCGCTCCCAGAACCGCAACAACTTCGTCAGCA tgtacTCGAAGCCGTTGATTCCACCTGGCCCACAGCCGCAGCACGTAGAGAACCCGTACCTGGAACGTCCCGGCGGTGCCGATGCGGAGACCGCCTCCGTTGGGAACGGTGGCCCCGCCCCCGAGAACCAGGAGCCCGAGCGCGTGCCCAGGCCCCTGAGCCCCACCAAGCTGCTGCCTTTCATCTCCAACCCGTACCGCAACCAGAGCGACGTGGACCTGGAGGCGCTCCGGAAGAAGCTGTACAACGCTCCGCGGCCTCTTAAGAAGCGCAGCTCCATCACGGAGCCCGAAGGGCCCGCCGGCCCCAACATCCAGAAGCTCCTCTACCAGAAGACCACGCTGGCTGCCATGGAGACCACCGTGACCTCCCCCGGCCCTGCAGAGGAGGAGGTCGCCACTCTTCCCGACCCCGTCGTCCCCGAAGGACCCGTGCCGGAGGAGGAGCCGGAGCGGCCGCGGTCTGACCCGCCAGCACCTGTGACAGTGCTGAGGATTGACGGCGAGGACTTTGTCCCGCCACCGCCGCCCCCACACCCGGCCCCACGGCCCGAGGACGCCCTCCTGCCCCCGCCGCCTCCCCCCGTGATGGAGGACCAGGTGCTCGGGCTGCCGCTGCCCTCAGATGGCTACGCGGAGGAGTTCCCCCCGTACCCTCCTCCTCCGTATCCCAGCGGAGCTGAGCAGGAGGCTCTGGGAGAAGACACCTTCAGCATGAAACCTCCCGAAATCACGGGTCAGGTTCCACTACCCCCT GGCAAACGGACGAACCTGCGGAAGGCTGGGTCTGACCGCATCGATCACAACATGCGGGTGAAATTCAACCCCTTAGCCCTGCTGTTGGACTCCTCCCTGGAAGGAGAGTTTGACCTTGTGCAAAGGATCATCTATGAG GTTGAGGACCCGAGTCAGGCAAACGACGAAGGCATCACGGCGCTGCACAACGCCGTGTGCGCCGGCCACACCGAGATCGTCAAGTTCCTTGTGCAGTTCGGAGTCAACGTCAACGCTGCCGACAGCGACGGCTG gaccCCCCTGCACTGCGCTGCCTCATGCAACAACGTGCAGGTGTGCAAGTTCCTGGTGGAGTCCGGCGCCGCTGTCTTTGCTACCACCTACAGCGACATGCAGACGGCTGCGGACAAGTgcgaggagatggaggagggctACACCCAGTGCTCCCAGTTCCTCTACG GAGTCCAGGAGAAGATGGGCATCATGAACCGAGGCGTGGTGTACGCTCTGTGGGACTACGGCAGCGAGGAAGGCGACGAGCTCCAGTTCGGCGAGGGCGACTGCATGACCGTGCTGCGCAGGGAGGACGAGGACGAGGTCGAATGGTGGTGGGCGCGCATGGGAGACCGAGAGGGCTACGTCCCTAGGAACCTGCTCGGG CTGTATCCAAGAATAAAACCCAGGCAACGGAGCCTGGCTTAA
- the tp53bp2a gene encoding apoptosis-stimulating of p53 protein 2a isoform X2, which yields MRYENKMMPMFLTVYLSNNDQHFTEVPITPETICRDVVDLCKEPGEVDCHLAEVWRGSERAMGEGERMLELLQRWGARRGEVRFFLRHDRAPGGREAGNTRGVDQKRNGVKGPADRRMENGVAAPRMDMTLAELQEMAARQQQQIEAQQQLLASKEQRLRHLKQQDQRQQQQAAEQEKLQRLRDNVQKQEARLKKVRALKGQVEQKRISNGKLVEEIEQMNNLFQQKQRELVVAVSKVEELSRQLEMLKNGKMDALHDNQSSVAELDRLYRELQLRNTMNQEQNVKLQQQRENLNKRNQEVAAMDKRVGELRDRLWKKKAALQQKENLPISSFLDPAQIKNDFPVKEKPSKDAPVKVPPDGQAPPSVVPSRVAAVGPYIQSSTMPRGSVRQELPVKPTYPDGTSTLPAQERGVALAQGKLAAAGEERSGSSLERVEHSVDVALSFDEAMFLLKPLKELRDKRKGLQPTKWGGPGSEPISTHAASTLPRVASQGAAEQDDAEVLIRAQLQDRRARPVSMFEAAEPPAATLRKNQSSDDLVRDAQNGVKTMVKVPPPVPSKPRQVNLPSGVQMENSKLSLKSKPSNQQQGPHGRAALTPSQSSTLPLPSKQEAPPAATVRPFTPELPGAKDPGGQALPKPQTLAASSIYSMYTKQPGKGLQPGVQGALSRSQNRNNFVSMYSKPLIPPGPQPQHVENPYLERPGGADAETASVGNGGPAPENQEPERVPRPLSPTKLLPFISNPYRNQSDVDLEALRKKLYNAPRPLKKRSSITEPEGPAGPNIQKLLYQKTTLAAMETTVTSPGPAEEEVATLPDPVVPEGPVPEEEPERPRSDPPAPVTVLRIDGEDFVPPPPPPHPAPRPEDALLPPPPPPVMEDQVLGLPLPSDGYAEEFPPYPPPPYPSGAEQEALGEDTFSMKPPEITGQVPLPPGKRTNLRKAGSDRIDHNMRVKFNPLALLLDSSLEGEFDLVQRIIYEVEDPSQANDEGITALHNAVCAGHTEIVKFLVQFGVNVNAADSDGWTPLHCAASCNNVQVCKFLVESGAAVFATTYSDMQTAADKCEEMEEGYTQCSQFLYGVQEKMGIMNRGVVYALWDYGSEEGDELQFGEGDCMTVLRREDEDEVEWWWARMGDREGYVPRNLLGLYPRIKPRQRSLA from the exons ATGTTTCTGACCGTGTACCTCAGTAACAATGACCAGCATTTTACGGAGGTGCCCATCACCCCAGAGACGATCTGCCGTGACGTGGTGGACCTGTGTAAGGAGCCCGGAGAAGTGGACTGCCACCTGGCTGAGGTCTGGAGAGGCTCTG aGCGGGcgatgggagagggagagaggatgcTGGAGTTGCTGCAGCGTTGGGGGGCACGCAGGGGCGAGGTGCGCTTCTTCCTGCGACACGACCGCGCGCCCGGGGGCCGAGAGGCAG GGAATACCAGGGGCGTAGATCAGAAGAGGAACGGTGTTAAGGGACCGGCTGATAGGAGGATGGAGAACGGG GTGGCCGCCCCACGGATGGACATGACTCTGGCTGAGCTGCAGGAGATGGCCGCCCGGCAACAGCAGCAGATCGAGGCCCAGCAACAGCTCCTGGCCTCCAAG GAGCAACGTCTGCGCCACCTGAAGCAGCAGGACCAGAGGCAGCAACAGCAGGCGGCCGAGCAGGAGAAGCTGCAGCGTCTCCGCGATAACGTGCAGAAGCAGGAGGCCCGGCTGAAGAAGGTGCGCGCCCTGAAGGGCCAGGTGGAGCAGAAGCGCATCAGCAACGGCAAACTGG tggagGAGATCGAGCAGATGAACAACCTGTTCCAGCAGAAGCAGCGTGAGCTGGTGGTGGCCGTGTCTAAAGTGGAGGAGCTCAGCAGGCAGCTGGAGATGCTGAAGAACGGCAAAATGGATGCTCTCCACGACAACCAGAGCTCTGTTGCTGAACTGGATCGCCTCTACAGAGAACTTCAG CTGAGGAACACCATGAACCAGGAGCAGAACGTCAAGCTGCAACAGCAGCGCGAGAACCTGAACAAGCGCAACCAGGAGGTGGCCGCCATGGACAAGCGTGTGGGCGAGCTCCGTGACCGCCTCTGGAAGAAGAAGGCGGCCCTGCAGCAAAAGGAGAACCTACCG ATCTCGAGCTTCTTAGACCCTGCACAGATTAAA AATGACTTTCCGGTTAAGGAGAAGCCTTCCAAAGACGCCCCCGTCAAG GTGCCTCCCGACGGCCAGGCGCCTCCGTCGGTGGTTCCGTCCCGGGTTGCGGCGGTGGGGCCGTACATCCAGTCGTCCACCATGCCCCGTGGCTCGGTGAGGCAGGAGCTGCCGGTCAAGCCCACCTACCCCGACGGCACGTCCACGCTGCCTGCTCAAGAAAGGGGCGTGGCCCTCGCCCAGGGGAAACTTGCCGCAG CAGGAGAGGAGCGTTCGGGATCGTCATTAGAAAGGGTGGAGCACAGTGTTGATGTAGCGCTCAGCTTTGACG AAGCAATGTTCTTGCTTAAGCCACTGAAAGAGCTTCGGGACAAAAGAAAAG GGCTGCAGCCAACGAAGTGGGGTGGCCCCGGTTCAGAGCCCATCTCCACCCATgctgcctccaccctcccccgCGTGGCGAGCCAAGGCGCGGCCGAGCAAG ATGACGCGGAGGTGCTGATACGGGCTCAGCTTCAGGACCGTAGGGCACGCCCGGTCTCCATGTTCGAGGCCGCCGAACCACCGGCTGCAACCTTGCGCAAGAATCAAAGCAGCGACGACCTCGTCAGGGACGCCCAG AATGGCGTTAAAACCATGGTCAAGGTTCCGCCTCCGGTGCCGAGCAAACCCAGGCAGGTCAATCTGCCCTCCGGTGTTCAGATGGAGAACAGCAAGCTGTCCCTCAAGAGCAAGCCGTCCAATCAGCAGCAAGGCCCCCATGGCCGTGCTGCCCTTACCCCCTCGCAGAGCAGCACCTTGCCCCTGCCCTCCAAGCAGGAGGCCCCGCCGGCTGCCACCGTGCGGCCCTTCACCCCAGAGCTCCCGGGGGCAAAGGATCCGGGCGGGCAGGCCTTGCCCAAACCTCAGACGCTGGCGGCCAGCTCCATCTACTCCATGTATACGAAGCAGCCGGGCAAGGGCCTCCAACCGGGGGTGCAGGGGGCCCTGAGCCGCTCCCAGAACCGCAACAACTTCGTCAGCA tgtacTCGAAGCCGTTGATTCCACCTGGCCCACAGCCGCAGCACGTAGAGAACCCGTACCTGGAACGTCCCGGCGGTGCCGATGCGGAGACCGCCTCCGTTGGGAACGGTGGCCCCGCCCCCGAGAACCAGGAGCCCGAGCGCGTGCCCAGGCCCCTGAGCCCCACCAAGCTGCTGCCTTTCATCTCCAACCCGTACCGCAACCAGAGCGACGTGGACCTGGAGGCGCTCCGGAAGAAGCTGTACAACGCTCCGCGGCCTCTTAAGAAGCGCAGCTCCATCACGGAGCCCGAAGGGCCCGCCGGCCCCAACATCCAGAAGCTCCTCTACCAGAAGACCACGCTGGCTGCCATGGAGACCACCGTGACCTCCCCCGGCCCTGCAGAGGAGGAGGTCGCCACTCTTCCCGACCCCGTCGTCCCCGAAGGACCCGTGCCGGAGGAGGAGCCGGAGCGGCCGCGGTCTGACCCGCCAGCACCTGTGACAGTGCTGAGGATTGACGGCGAGGACTTTGTCCCGCCACCGCCGCCCCCACACCCGGCCCCACGGCCCGAGGACGCCCTCCTGCCCCCGCCGCCTCCCCCCGTGATGGAGGACCAGGTGCTCGGGCTGCCGCTGCCCTCAGATGGCTACGCGGAGGAGTTCCCCCCGTACCCTCCTCCTCCGTATCCCAGCGGAGCTGAGCAGGAGGCTCTGGGAGAAGACACCTTCAGCATGAAACCTCCCGAAATCACGGGTCAGGTTCCACTACCCCCT GGCAAACGGACGAACCTGCGGAAGGCTGGGTCTGACCGCATCGATCACAACATGCGGGTGAAATTCAACCCCTTAGCCCTGCTGTTGGACTCCTCCCTGGAAGGAGAGTTTGACCTTGTGCAAAGGATCATCTATGAG GTTGAGGACCCGAGTCAGGCAAACGACGAAGGCATCACGGCGCTGCACAACGCCGTGTGCGCCGGCCACACCGAGATCGTCAAGTTCCTTGTGCAGTTCGGAGTCAACGTCAACGCTGCCGACAGCGACGGCTG gaccCCCCTGCACTGCGCTGCCTCATGCAACAACGTGCAGGTGTGCAAGTTCCTGGTGGAGTCCGGCGCCGCTGTCTTTGCTACCACCTACAGCGACATGCAGACGGCTGCGGACAAGTgcgaggagatggaggagggctACACCCAGTGCTCCCAGTTCCTCTACG GAGTCCAGGAGAAGATGGGCATCATGAACCGAGGCGTGGTGTACGCTCTGTGGGACTACGGCAGCGAGGAAGGCGACGAGCTCCAGTTCGGCGAGGGCGACTGCATGACCGTGCTGCGCAGGGAGGACGAGGACGAGGTCGAATGGTGGTGGGCGCGCATGGGAGACCGAGAGGGCTACGTCCCTAGGAACCTGCTCGGG CTGTATCCAAGAATAAAACCCAGGCAACGGAGCCTGGCTTAA